In bacterium BMS3Abin14, the following proteins share a genomic window:
- a CDS encoding restriction endonuclease translates to MWHGVKLKNMDDLYCDVFGSKPRKRGTGYELLVACVLKHLNRDAETTHNVFMKSFYSKDKYQIDALLEDDNSIFVESKDYSEHGQKVGRSDICKLSGALVLLKDVDGGIVASSTDFTRPAQR, encoded by the coding sequence ATGTGGCACGGAGTGAAACTGAAAAATATGGATGACTTATATTGCGATGTCTTCGGTTCGAAACCAAGGAAGCGGGGAACAGGATATGAGTTGCTTGTAGCGTGTGTCCTGAAACATCTTAATAGGGATGCAGAGACAACTCATAATGTATTTATGAAAAGTTTTTACAGCAAAGATAAATATCAAATTGACGCCTTACTTGAAGACGATAATTCAATTTTCGTTGAGTCGAAGGACTATTCCGAACACGGCCAAAAGGTGGGAAGATCAGATATCTGTAAGCTTTCCGGTGCATTGGTATTGCTCAAGGACGTTGACGGTGGAATTGTGGCTTCTTCAACGGACTTTACTAGGCCTGCCCAGCGATAA
- a CDS encoding putative methyltransferase: MSDIPKKFDLDTMNVPERNRNNLRQHFPSVFTETIGENGELVESIDFEKLKSELGIYSELFERRRERYGMDWPGKKDCLKLIQEPSRATLKPCREESVDFDETENLFIEGDNLEVLKLLQKSYYGKVKMIYIDPPYNTGKEFIYPDKYSETLETYLSYAGLIDDEGRKFSTNTPNEGRYHTKWLNMMYPRLYLAKNLLRDDGVIFISIDDNEITNLKKLCDEIFGEENHLGTVVWKNATDNNPTNIAIEHEYIHVFCKNRDALEPLWKSHVSDVKHKIIEVGNELTARYENIEELRAAYHMWFKENKPYLWPLDRYKFIDEGGVYTGSQSVHNPGKEGYRYDIIHPVTGKPCNEPLMGYRFPEETMHDLLDKGKVLFGENESKIIELKVYASEFQDKLASVFELDGRLGAYDLRSLFPECKKIFSNPKPIRLLVHLMSFLLEKDGDLILDFFSGSSATAHAVMELNRGDGGCRKFIMIQLPERIDASDSRWKDAHDFCLSQGLLPNIAEISKERIRRVIKKIDEGLKEEDQKELFDGEEKFLDLGFKVFHLDKSNFKTWDGSNTDVSEDELSAQLELHVEHIDPASSHEDILYEILLKAGFMPTEKIKRKKMEGKSVYAVSDGALLICLEDEITQELIDAVAEAESKQYICLDRGFQGNDQLKANAVQTFSRRNQGRDKAEQIVFRTV; the protein is encoded by the coding sequence ATGAGTGATATTCCTAAAAAATTTGATCTTGACACGATGAATGTTCCGGAGCGGAATAGGAACAATTTGAGGCAGCATTTTCCATCGGTTTTCACCGAAACAATTGGTGAAAATGGAGAATTAGTCGAGTCCATCGACTTTGAGAAGCTCAAATCCGAATTGGGAATATACAGTGAGCTGTTCGAAAGACGGCGCGAACGATATGGTATGGACTGGCCTGGAAAAAAGGATTGCCTGAAACTAATCCAGGAACCCTCTCGTGCCACACTAAAACCATGTAGAGAAGAGTCAGTGGATTTTGATGAGACTGAAAACCTGTTCATCGAGGGTGACAACCTTGAGGTTCTCAAGCTCCTCCAAAAGTCTTATTATGGCAAGGTCAAAATGATTTACATCGACCCTCCGTACAACACGGGGAAAGAATTCATATATCCTGACAAATACTCAGAAACCTTGGAAACCTATCTCTCCTATGCAGGGCTCATTGACGATGAGGGTAGAAAGTTTTCAACCAATACTCCCAACGAAGGTCGCTATCACACAAAATGGCTGAACATGATGTACCCTCGGCTCTATCTCGCAAAAAATCTATTGCGAGACGATGGGGTCATATTCATTTCCATTGACGACAATGAAATCACCAACTTGAAAAAGCTGTGTGATGAAATATTCGGTGAAGAGAATCACTTAGGAACCGTAGTTTGGAAAAATGCAACAGATAATAATCCAACAAATATTGCCATAGAACATGAGTATATCCATGTCTTTTGTAAAAACCGTGATGCTCTTGAACCTTTATGGAAATCGCATGTATCTGATGTCAAACACAAAATAATAGAAGTTGGAAATGAGTTAACTGCGAGATATGAGAATATTGAGGAGTTGCGAGCCGCTTATCATATGTGGTTCAAGGAGAACAAGCCATACCTGTGGCCGCTCGATCGGTACAAGTTTATAGATGAAGGCGGAGTTTATACTGGAAGTCAGAGTGTTCATAACCCAGGTAAGGAGGGGTACAGGTACGATATCATACATCCAGTAACGGGAAAGCCATGCAATGAACCACTCATGGGTTACCGTTTTCCAGAAGAAACCATGCATGACCTTCTTGATAAAGGGAAAGTGCTATTCGGGGAGAATGAGTCCAAAATAATCGAACTCAAGGTCTATGCATCAGAATTTCAGGACAAGCTGGCAAGTGTTTTTGAGCTCGATGGACGTCTTGGAGCTTATGATCTGAGATCGCTGTTTCCAGAATGTAAGAAAATATTTTCCAATCCAAAACCTATACGGCTTTTGGTTCATTTAATGTCATTTCTGCTCGAAAAAGATGGAGATCTCATCCTTGATTTTTTCTCTGGATCATCTGCCACAGCTCACGCTGTCATGGAATTGAATAGAGGGGATGGTGGCTGTCGTAAATTTATCATGATTCAACTTCCTGAACGTATAGATGCGTCTGACAGTCGATGGAAAGACGCACACGATTTCTGTCTATCACAAGGATTATTGCCAAACATTGCTGAAATTAGTAAGGAACGCATTCGCCGGGTGATCAAGAAGATTGATGAGGGACTCAAAGAAGAAGACCAGAAAGAACTTTTCGATGGTGAGGAAAAATTCCTCGACTTGGGTTTCAAAGTCTTCCATCTCGATAAATCCAACTTCAAAACATGGGATGGCTCAAATACTGATGTTTCAGAGGATGAGCTTTCGGCGCAACTTGAATTGCACGTAGAACATATTGATCCCGCCTCGTCCCATGAGGATATCCTCTACGAAATTCTACTTAAGGCTGGCTTTATGCCTACCGAGAAGATAAAGCGAAAGAAAATGGAGGGCAAATCAGTTTATGCGGTCTCGGACGGAGCACTCCTTATCTGCCTGGAAGATGAAATCACCCAGGAACTAATTGATGCTGTGGCTGAAGCCGAATCAAAGCAATACATTTGTTTAGACCGAGGTTTTCAAGGCAACGATCAGCTTAAAGCCAATGCTGTCCAAACCTTCTCAAGGAGAAACCAGGGGCGCGACAAAGCAGAACAGATTGTTTTTAGAACTGTATGA